The SAR202 cluster bacterium genome window below encodes:
- a CDS encoding ABC transporter ATP-binding protein, translating into MPNNNILTIENLSKSFDGIQAVNNCSFNVSSGSITGLIGPNGAGKTTVFNLITGFLPQDSGNVFFRQNLIDKEPTHNIFKKGLVRTFQIPRELKKMTVLENLLVVPKNQIGENIWSPLFSFKKIQREEETNINKAKDILDFIRLNHLTNEYAGNLSTGQKKLLELARTLMSDPKLVLLDEPVAGVNPTLVNDLMDNIRRSNEELGITFLIIEHNMNFIMNLCDPIIVLSNGTKIAEGTAKQIKSNQNVVNAYLGG; encoded by the coding sequence ATGCCTAATAATAACATACTAACTATTGAAAATTTATCAAAATCATTTGATGGAATTCAGGCCGTAAACAATTGTTCATTCAATGTATCTTCTGGGTCTATAACTGGTCTAATAGGCCCAAATGGTGCAGGTAAGACAACTGTATTTAACCTCATTACTGGATTTTTACCTCAAGATAGTGGAAATGTATTTTTTCGCCAAAATCTAATTGATAAAGAACCAACACATAATATCTTCAAAAAAGGACTGGTTAGAACTTTTCAGATACCCCGTGAATTAAAAAAAATGACAGTATTAGAAAATTTATTAGTTGTTCCAAAAAATCAAATTGGTGAGAATATCTGGTCTCCTCTATTCTCGTTCAAAAAAATTCAACGAGAAGAAGAAACCAATATTAATAAAGCTAAGGATATATTGGACTTTATACGACTCAACCATCTAACCAATGAATATGCAGGAAATCTTTCTACAGGACAAAAAAAACTACTAGAATTAGCTAGAACTTTAATGTCTGACCCCAAATTAGTATTACTTGACGAACCTGTAGCTGGTGTGAATCCAACTTTAGTAAATGATCTTATGGATAATATACGTAGAAGCAATGAAGAATTAGGTATCACATTTCTCATAATCGAACATAATATGAATTTTATTATGAACTTATGCGACCCAATAATAGTTTTAAGTAATGGGACAAAAATCGCTGAAGGTACCGCAAAACAAATAAAATCAAATCAAAATGTTGTGAATGCCTATTTAGGAGGGTGA